The sequence GCCCTTGGGCATCCCCTGCTTGGCGAAGGAGTAGACGCCGCCGGCCAGGAAGAGGCCGACGACGATCAGGATGGTGTTGAGGCCGGTCACAGCGCGCCCTTCGTGGAGGGCAGGATGCCGGCGGCGCGCGGGTCGTGCTCACAGGCGTACCGCAGGGCGCGGGCGAGCGCCTTGAACTGGCACTCCACGATGTGGTGGGCGTTGCGCCCGTACGGCACGTGGACGTGCAGGGCGATCTGCGCCTGGGCGACGAAGGACTCCAGGATGTGCCGGGTCATCGTCGTGTCGTACTCGCCGATCATCGGCGCCATCTTCTCGGGCTCGGTGTGCACGAGGTAGGGGCGGCCGGAGAGGTCGACGGTGACCTGGGCGAGCGACTCGTCCAGCGGGACGGTGCAGTTGCCGAAGCGGTAGATGCCGACCTTGTCGCCGAGGGCCTGCTTGAAGGCGGCACCGAGCGCGAGCGCGGTGTCCTCGATGGTGTGGTGGCTGTCGATGTGCAGGTCGCCCTCGGTCTTGACCGTGAGGTCGAAGAGGCCGTGCCGGCCGAGCTGGTCCAGCATGTGGTCGTAGAAGCCGACCCCGGTGGCGACATCGACCTTTCCGGTGCCGTCGAGGTTGATCTCGACCAGCACGGACGTTTCCTTCGTGGTGCGTTCCACGCGGCCTACGCGGGGGCTCATGCGTCGTGCTCCTTCTTGAGTTCGCGTACCGCATCGAGGAACGCGTCGTTCTCTGCCGGGGTTCCCGCGGTGACCCGCAGCCATCCCGGTACGCCGTTGTCCCGGACCAGGACGCCCCGGTCGAGGATCTGCTGCCAGACGGCGTGGCTGTCGTCGAAGCGGCCGAACTGGACGAAGTTGGCGTCCGACTCGGTGACCTCGTAGCCGGTGGCGCGCAGCTCGGCCACCAGCCGGTCGCGCTCGCTCTTGAGCTGCGCGACGTACCCGAGCAGCGTATCGGTGTGCTCCAGGGCGGCGAGCGCGGTGGCCTGGGTGATCGAGGAGAGGTGGTACGGCAGCCGCACCAGCTGGACGGCGTCGACCACGGCGGGGTCGGCGGCGAGGTAGCCCAGGCGCAGTCCGGCCGCGCCGAACGCCTTGGACATGGTCCGGGAGACGATCAGCTCGCGGCGGCCCTCGATCAGCGGGAGCAGCGAGGGGTGGTGGCTGAACTCGCCGTACGCCTCGTCGACGACGACGATCGAGGGCCCGGCGGCCTGGGCGGCGTCGTACAGCGCGAGGACGGTGTCGGCGTCCACGGCGGTGCCGGTGGGGTTGTTGGGCGAGGTGATGAAGACGACCTCGGGGCGGTGCTCGGCGATGGCGGCGCGGGCGGCCTCGACGTCGATGGTGAAGTCGTCGTTGCGCGGGCCGGAGATCCAGCCGGTGCCGGTGCCCCGGGAGATCAGGGCGTGCATCGAGTACGAGGGTTCGAAGCCGATCGCGGTGCGCCCGGGGCCGCCGAAGGTCTGGAGCAGCTGCTGGAGAACCTCGTTGGAGCCGTTGGCCGCCCACACGTGTGCTGCTGTCACCTCGTGCCCGGCGGTGCGGGTGAGGTAGCGGGCCAGCTCGGTGCGGAGCTCCACGGCGTCCCGGTCGGGGTAGCGGTTGAGACCGCGGGCGGCCTCGCGGACCCGCTCGGCGATGCGGTCGACCAGGGCTTCGGGGAGCGGGTAGGGGTTCTCGTTGGTGTTGAGGCGTACGGGGACGTCGAGTTGGGGTGCGCCGTACGGGGACTGGCCGCGCAGCTCGTCGCGGATGGGGAGCTCGTCCCAGGGGTTGAGCGCCTTGCTCCCGGCGGTCCCTGCGTCACGGGGGGTGGTGCTGCCGTTCGTCACTGCTGGGGGACCTTCCATCCGAACCGTGCCTTGAGCGCTGCGCCGTGGGCGGGGAGGTCCTCCGCCTCGGCGAGGGTCACGACATGGTGGGTGACCTCGGCGAGCGCGTCGCGGGTGTAGTCGACGATGTGGATGCCGCGCAGGAAGGACTGCACGGAGAGGCCCGAGGAGTGGCAGGCGCAGCCGCCGGTGGGCAGGACGTGGTTGGAGCCGGCGCAGTAGTCGCCGAGCGAGACGGGGGCCCAGGGGCCGACGAAGATCGCTCCGGCGTTGCGGACCCGGTCGGCGACGGCGGCGGCCTCGGCGGTCTGGATCTCCAGGTGCTCGGCGCCGTACGCGTCGACGACCTTGAGGCCGTCCTCGATGGACGAGACCAGGACGATCGCGGACTGGCGCCCGGCAAGGGCGGGTTCGATGCGGTCCTTGATGTGCTTGGTCGCGGCGACCTGCGGGGCGAGCTCCGCCTCGGTGGCGGCGGCCAGCTCCTCGGAGTCGGTGACCAGGACGGCGGCGGCCATCGGGTCGTGCTCGGCCTGGCTGATCAGGTCGGCGGCGACGTGCACCGGGTCGGCGGTGGCGTCGGCGAGGATCGCGATCTCGGTGGGCCCGGCCTCGGCGTCGATGCCGATGCGGCCCTTGAGGAGGCGCTTGGCGGCGGCGACATAGATGTTGCCGGGGCCGGTGACCAGGTTGACCGGGAGGCAGTCCTCGGTGCCGTACGCGAACATCGCGACGGCCTGGGCACCGCCCGCCGCGTACACCTCGTCCACGCCGAGCAGGGCGCAGGCGGCGAGGATCGTGGGGTGCGGCAGCCCGTCGAAGTCCTTCTGCGGCGGGGAGGCCACGGCGATGCCCTCGACGCCCGCCTCCTGGGCCGGGACGACGTTCATCACGACGGAGGAGGGGTAGACCGAGCGGCCGCCGGGGACGTAGAGCCCCACGCGTTCGACCGGGACCCACTTCTCGGTGACGGTGCCGCCGGGGACGACCTGGGTGGTGTGCGTGGTGCGGCGCTGCTCGCGGTGGACGAGGCGGGCGCGGCGGATCGACTCCTCCAGGGCCGCGCGGACGGCCGGGTCCAGCTCGTCCAGGGCCTTCGTCAGCGCCTCGGCGGGCACCCGGACCGATGCGATCCGGACACCGTCGAACTTCTCCCCCCACTCGATCACTGCCGCCGAGCCACGATGGCGTACGTCCTCGCAGATGGGCCGCACCGTCTCCAGGGCGGCTTCCACGTCGAACTCGGCACGGGGCAGCAGGTCACGCAGGGCGGCACCCTCGGGGAGGGTGTCACCGCGCAAGTCGATTCGAGAGATCACACCGCAATTCTCGCAGACCG is a genomic window of Streptomyces sp. SID8374 containing:
- the hisD gene encoding histidinol dehydrogenase — encoded protein: MISRIDLRGDTLPEGAALRDLLPRAEFDVEAALETVRPICEDVRHRGSAAVIEWGEKFDGVRIASVRVPAEALTKALDELDPAVRAALEESIRRARLVHREQRRTTHTTQVVPGGTVTEKWVPVERVGLYVPGGRSVYPSSVVMNVVPAQEAGVEGIAVASPPQKDFDGLPHPTILAACALLGVDEVYAAGGAQAVAMFAYGTEDCLPVNLVTGPGNIYVAAAKRLLKGRIGIDAEAGPTEIAILADATADPVHVAADLISQAEHDPMAAAVLVTDSEELAAATEAELAPQVAATKHIKDRIEPALAGRQSAIVLVSSIEDGLKVVDAYGAEHLEIQTAEAAAVADRVRNAGAIFVGPWAPVSLGDYCAGSNHVLPTGGCACHSSGLSVQSFLRGIHIVDYTRDALAEVTHHVVTLAEAEDLPAHGAALKARFGWKVPQQ
- a CDS encoding histidinol-phosphate transaminase is translated as MTNGSTTPRDAGTAGSKALNPWDELPIRDELRGQSPYGAPQLDVPVRLNTNENPYPLPEALVDRIAERVREAARGLNRYPDRDAVELRTELARYLTRTAGHEVTAAHVWAANGSNEVLQQLLQTFGGPGRTAIGFEPSYSMHALISRGTGTGWISGPRNDDFTIDVEAARAAIAEHRPEVVFITSPNNPTGTAVDADTVLALYDAAQAAGPSIVVVDEAYGEFSHHPSLLPLIEGRRELIVSRTMSKAFGAAGLRLGYLAADPAVVDAVQLVRLPYHLSSITQATALAALEHTDTLLGYVAQLKSERDRLVAELRATGYEVTESDANFVQFGRFDDSHAVWQQILDRGVLVRDNGVPGWLRVTAGTPAENDAFLDAVRELKKEHDA
- the hisB gene encoding imidazoleglycerol-phosphate dehydratase HisB, which produces MSPRVGRVERTTKETSVLVEINLDGTGKVDVATGVGFYDHMLDQLGRHGLFDLTVKTEGDLHIDSHHTIEDTALALGAAFKQALGDKVGIYRFGNCTVPLDESLAQVTVDLSGRPYLVHTEPEKMAPMIGEYDTTMTRHILESFVAQAQIALHVHVPYGRNAHHIVECQFKALARALRYACEHDPRAAGILPSTKGAL